A genome region from Pseudomonas sp. N3-W includes the following:
- a CDS encoding LTA synthase family protein yields the protein MANPDALNQQRASSRLLQPTVKSHLAYTLLCALVMMVMFSLLRVALLVYNREMILDTPASTFFEAFANGLRFDLRLVVYICVPLVLALFSARAMAARGFFRFWLTIASSIALFLGLMEMDFYREFHQRLNGLVFQYVKEDPKTVMSMLWYGFPVVRYLLAWAVGTVILTLAFKGADRATRPRGPFSGGSIGTRQIAPWYARIAVFVVCLLICVVAARGTLRQGPPLRWGDVYTTDSNFANQLGLNGSLSLIAAAKDRMSEDRDNIWKATLPQAQAQKVVRDMLVLADEKLVDADIAAVRRDYTPPAEKTLPIKNVVVILMESMAGHSVGALGAPGNITPYLDKLSKEGLLFDRFFSNGTHTHQGMFATMACFPNLPGFEYLMQTPEGSHKLSGLPQLLSARKYDDVYVYNGDFAWDNQSGFFSNQGMTNFVGRNDFVNPVFSDPTWGVSDQDMFDRGLVELKARENGKPFYALLQTLSNHTPYALPTPLPVEPVTDRGSLNEHLTAMRYADWALGQFFEKARKEPYFKETLFVIVGDHGFGNERQITEMDLGRFNVPMLMIAPGIQEKFGQRDHTVGTQIDIVPTIMGRIGGEVRHQCWGRDLLNLPAGDTGFGVIKPSGSEQTTAIVTADQILVLPKEKEMAPKMYQYELGANPHAEIIPDAPRTAELKLKLEAFLQTATKSLLDNTAGVVNGKPD from the coding sequence ATGGCAAACCCGGACGCCCTGAATCAGCAGCGAGCTTCTAGTCGCCTGCTGCAACCGACCGTCAAATCGCATCTGGCCTACACGCTGTTGTGCGCTCTGGTCATGATGGTCATGTTCAGCCTGCTGCGCGTCGCGCTGCTGGTGTACAACCGCGAGATGATCCTCGACACCCCGGCCTCGACCTTTTTCGAAGCCTTCGCCAACGGCCTGCGTTTCGACCTGCGCCTGGTGGTCTACATCTGTGTTCCGCTGGTGCTGGCGCTGTTCAGCGCACGTGCCATGGCCGCTCGCGGGTTCTTCCGTTTCTGGCTGACCATCGCGTCCAGCATCGCGCTGTTCCTCGGCCTGATGGAGATGGACTTCTACCGCGAATTCCACCAGCGCCTCAACGGCCTGGTCTTCCAGTACGTCAAGGAAGACCCGAAAACCGTAATGAGCATGCTCTGGTACGGTTTCCCGGTGGTTCGCTACCTGCTGGCCTGGGCCGTGGGCACCGTGATCCTGACCCTGGCGTTCAAGGGCGCCGACCGCGCCACCCGTCCACGCGGTCCGTTCAGCGGCGGCAGCATCGGCACTCGCCAGATTGCCCCCTGGTACGCGCGCATCGCGGTGTTTGTGGTCTGCCTGCTGATCTGCGTCGTTGCCGCCCGTGGCACCTTGCGTCAAGGCCCGCCACTGCGCTGGGGTGACGTCTACACCACCGATTCGAACTTCGCCAACCAGCTGGGCCTCAACGGTTCGCTGTCGCTGATCGCAGCGGCCAAGGACCGGATGTCCGAAGATCGCGACAACATCTGGAAGGCCACCCTGCCGCAAGCTCAAGCGCAGAAAGTGGTACGTGACATGCTGGTGCTTGCGGACGAAAAACTGGTGGATGCCGACATTGCCGCTGTGCGTCGCGACTACACGCCGCCAGCCGAAAAGACCCTGCCGATCAAGAACGTCGTTGTGATCCTGATGGAAAGCATGGCCGGTCACTCGGTCGGCGCGCTGGGCGCACCGGGCAACATCACGCCGTACCTGGACAAACTGTCCAAGGAAGGCCTGTTGTTCGACCGCTTTTTCTCCAACGGCACCCATACCCACCAGGGCATGTTTGCCACCATGGCCTGCTTCCCGAACCTGCCGGGTTTCGAATACCTGATGCAGACCCCCGAAGGCAGCCACAAACTGTCGGGCCTGCCGCAGCTGCTCAGCGCGCGCAAGTATGACGACGTGTATGTCTATAACGGTGATTTCGCCTGGGATAACCAGTCCGGCTTCTTCAGCAACCAGGGCATGACCAACTTCGTTGGCCGTAACGACTTCGTCAACCCGGTGTTCTCCGACCCGACCTGGGGCGTGTCCGACCAGGACATGTTCGACCGTGGTCTGGTAGAGCTCAAGGCGCGGGAAAACGGCAAGCCGTTCTATGCGCTGTTGCAAACCCTGTCCAACCACACCCCGTATGCGCTGCCGACGCCATTGCCGGTTGAGCCTGTGACCGATCGTGGCAGCCTGAACGAGCATTTGACGGCCATGCGTTACGCCGACTGGGCATTGGGGCAGTTCTTTGAAAAGGCCCGCAAGGAGCCGTACTTCAAGGAAACCCTGTTTGTGATCGTGGGCGACCACGGTTTCGGCAACGAGCGCCAGATCACCGAAATGGACCTGGGCCGCTTCAACGTGCCGATGCTGATGATCGCGCCGGGCATCCAGGAAAAATTCGGTCAGCGTGACCACACCGTGGGTACGCAGATCGACATCGTGCCGACCATCATGGGGCGCATCGGTGGTGAAGTGCGTCATCAGTGCTGGGGGCGTGACTTGCTCAACCTGCCTGCAGGCGATACCGGTTTTGGTGTGATCAAGCCTTCGGGCAGCGAACAGACCACCGCCATCGTCACTGCTGACCAGATCCTGGTTCTGCCGAAGGAAAAGGAAATGGCGCCAAAGATGTACCAGTACGAACTGGGTGCCAATCCGCACGCTGAGATCATCCCTGATGCTCCGCGGACCGCCGAGCTGAAACTCAAGCTCGAAGCGTTCCTGCAAACGGCGACCAAGAGCTTGCTGGACA
- a CDS encoding PLP-dependent aminotransferase family protein, producing MTNLLLYQRIAQQLAEDIRRGVYQPGERVPSVRKMSSQLNVSHATVLQAYANLEDQGLIRARPQSGYYVHQTPALTAPTPDIARVERPGLVTRSSIIQQVLVESRREGVFPLGAAVPSVDYLPVRALHQQLAKVTRFHSPRAFSYMFSPGFEPLRRQVAIRMRDAGVVVDPSEVVITHGCVDALQMSLRVLTRPGDLIAAESPTYYGLLQLADLLGLKVIEIPSDPATGMSLEALQLAANQWSIKALVLTTRLSNPLGGTMPEERQKQLLRLASDFDIQIVEDDIYGELMFEQGRTKSLKAYDRLDRVIYCSSFSKTLSPGVRIGWMIAGKYQQEIQRLQTFSTHSACSVTQMGIAAYLENGGYDRHLRYIRQEYRKNLSAFQLAVQQYFPEGTQMTRPTGGFILWVSLPGRVNTQELHVRALQQGISIAPGLIFSNTEQFNHCIRLNCGIPWNREAERALMTLGLLATQLCQETSSGF from the coding sequence ATGACCAATCTCTTGCTGTACCAACGTATTGCTCAACAGCTGGCCGAAGATATCCGCCGCGGTGTCTATCAACCCGGCGAGCGCGTGCCATCGGTGCGCAAGATGAGTTCGCAGCTCAACGTCAGCCACGCGACAGTGTTGCAGGCATACGCGAACCTGGAAGACCAGGGGCTGATCCGCGCCCGGCCACAATCGGGTTACTACGTGCACCAGACCCCGGCCCTGACGGCGCCGACCCCGGACATTGCACGGGTCGAGCGGCCCGGCCTGGTCACCCGCAGCAGCATCATTCAGCAAGTGTTGGTCGAGTCGCGCCGCGAAGGCGTTTTCCCGCTGGGCGCGGCGGTGCCGAGTGTCGATTATCTACCGGTGCGAGCTTTGCACCAGCAACTGGCCAAAGTCACCCGTTTCCATAGTCCTCGGGCGTTCAGCTACATGTTCAGCCCTGGTTTCGAGCCGTTGCGCCGTCAGGTGGCGATTCGCATGCGCGATGCTGGCGTGGTGGTCGACCCCTCGGAAGTGGTGATCACCCACGGCTGCGTCGATGCGTTGCAGATGTCGCTGCGGGTACTGACCCGACCGGGCGATCTGATCGCCGCCGAGTCGCCAACCTATTACGGCTTGCTGCAACTGGCCGACCTGCTGGGCCTCAAAGTCATCGAGATCCCCAGCGATCCAGCCACCGGCATGAGCCTTGAAGCCCTGCAACTGGCGGCCAACCAGTGGTCGATCAAGGCGCTGGTATTGACCACGCGCCTGAGCAATCCACTGGGTGGCACCATGCCCGAAGAGCGGCAGAAACAATTGCTGCGCCTGGCCTCGGATTTCGATATCCAGATTGTCGAGGACGATATCTACGGCGAGCTGATGTTCGAACAGGGTCGCACCAAGTCCCTCAAGGCCTATGATCGGCTGGACCGCGTGATCTATTGCTCAAGCTTTTCCAAAACCCTGTCGCCGGGTGTGCGGATCGGCTGGATGATTGCCGGCAAGTATCAGCAGGAGATCCAGCGTTTGCAGACGTTCAGCACCCATTCGGCGTGCAGCGTCACGCAAATGGGCATTGCGGCGTATCTGGAGAACGGCGGCTACGACCGGCACTTGCGCTACATCCGCCAGGAATACCGCAAGAACCTCAGCGCCTTTCAACTGGCGGTTCAGCAATACTTTCCCGAAGGCACGCAAATGACCCGGCCTACGGGCGGTTTCATTCTGTGGGTCAGCCTGCCGGGACGGGTCAATACCCAGGAATTGCATGTGCGGGCGTTGCAGCAAGGTATCAGCATCGCGCCGGGGCTGATCTTCAGTAATACCGAGCAGTTCAACCACTGCATCCGCCTGAACTGCGGCATTCCGTGGAACCGTGAAGCCGAGCGGGCGTTGATGACCCTCGGGCTGCTGGCGACCCAGCTGTGCCAGGAGACCTCCAGCGGTTTTTGA
- a CDS encoding electron transfer flavoprotein-ubiquinone oxidoreductase: MEREYMEFDVVIVGAGPAGLSAACRLKQKAAEAGKEISVCVVEKGSEVGAHILSGAVFEPRALNELFPDWKALGAPLNTPVTRDDIFVLKNADSAQKIPDLLVPKTMHNEGNYIISLGNLCRWLAQQAENLGVEIYPGFAAQEALFDENGVVRGIITGDLGVDREGHPKEGLYTPGMELRAKYTLFAEGCRGHIGKQLIKRFNLDSEADAQHYGIGLKEIWEIDPAKHQPGLVVHTAGWPLDIMGTENTGGSFLYHLENNQVVVGLIVDLSYSNTYLSPFDEFQRLKHHPVLKQYLEGGKRISYGARAIAKGGLNSLPKMVFKGGALIGCDLGTLNFAKIKGSHTAMKSGMLAADSVAQALFAEKDGTEELTTYVDAFKKSWLYDELFTSRNFGPAIHKFGAIVGGGFNWLDQNIFGGKLPFTLRDTKPDYACLKLAADCKKIDYPKPDGKLSFDKLSSVFISGTNHEEEQPCHLKLTDPSIPISKNLPLYDEPAQRYCPAGVYEVITKEDGEKRFQINAQNCVHCKTCDIKDPSQNITWVAPEGAGGPTYPNM; encoded by the coding sequence GTGGAACGCGAATACATGGAATTCGACGTGGTCATCGTCGGTGCCGGCCCCGCTGGCCTGTCCGCCGCCTGCCGCCTGAAGCAGAAGGCCGCCGAAGCCGGTAAGGAAATCAGCGTCTGCGTGGTCGAAAAAGGCTCCGAAGTCGGTGCGCACATCCTCTCGGGCGCTGTCTTCGAACCCCGCGCCCTGAACGAACTGTTCCCGGACTGGAAAGCGCTCGGCGCGCCGCTGAACACGCCAGTGACCCGCGACGACATCTTCGTGCTCAAGAATGCCGACAGCGCGCAGAAAATCCCTGACCTCCTTGTGCCCAAGACCATGCACAACGAAGGCAACTACATTATCTCCCTGGGCAACCTGTGCCGCTGGCTGGCCCAGCAGGCCGAGAACCTGGGCGTGGAAATCTACCCAGGCTTCGCCGCGCAGGAAGCCCTGTTCGACGAAAACGGCGTGGTCCGCGGGATCATCACCGGGGATCTGGGCGTTGACCGCGAAGGCCATCCGAAAGAAGGCCTGTACACCCCAGGCATGGAACTGCGCGCCAAGTACACGCTGTTCGCCGAAGGCTGCCGTGGCCACATCGGCAAGCAGCTGATCAAGCGCTTCAACCTCGACAGCGAAGCCGACGCCCAGCACTACGGCATCGGCCTGAAAGAAATCTGGGAAATCGACCCGGCCAAGCATCAACCAGGCCTGGTGGTACACACCGCCGGCTGGCCGCTGGACATCATGGGCACCGAGAACACCGGCGGCTCGTTCCTCTATCACCTGGAAAACAACCAGGTGGTGGTCGGCCTGATCGTCGATCTGTCCTACAGCAACACTTACCTGTCGCCGTTCGACGAGTTCCAGCGCCTCAAGCATCACCCGGTGCTCAAGCAGTACCTGGAAGGCGGCAAGCGCATCAGCTACGGCGCGCGTGCCATCGCCAAAGGCGGCCTGAACTCGCTGCCGAAAATGGTCTTCAAGGGCGGTGCGCTGATCGGTTGCGACCTCGGCACCCTGAACTTCGCCAAGATCAAAGGCAGCCACACCGCGATGAAGTCCGGCATGCTCGCCGCTGATTCCGTGGCGCAGGCGCTGTTCGCCGAGAAAGACGGCACAGAAGAACTGACCACTTACGTCGACGCGTTCAAGAAGAGCTGGCTCTACGACGAACTGTTCACCAGCCGCAACTTCGGCCCGGCGATCCACAAGTTCGGCGCCATTGTCGGCGGCGGATTCAACTGGCTCGACCAGAACATCTTCGGCGGCAAACTGCCGTTCACCCTACGCGACACCAAGCCGGATTACGCCTGTCTCAAGCTGGCGGCCGACTGCAAGAAGATCGACTACCCGAAACCGGACGGCAAACTCAGCTTCGACAAACTCAGCTCGGTGTTCATCTCTGGCACCAACCATGAAGAAGAGCAGCCATGCCACCTGAAGCTGACCGACCCGAGCATCCCGATCAGCAAGAACCTGCCGCTGTACGATGAGCCTGCCCAGCGCTACTGCCCGGCCGGCGTGTACGAAGTGATCACCAAGGAAGACGGCGAGAAGCGCTTCCAGATCAACGCCCAGAACTGTGTGCACTGCAAGACCTGTGACATCAAGGATCCTTCGCAGAACATCACCTGGGTAGCACCGGAAGGCGCTGGCGGCCCGACTTACCCGAACATGTAA
- a CDS encoding YkgJ family cysteine cluster protein: protein MKCREGCGACCIAPSISSPIPGMPNGKPAGERCVQLSVENLCTIFGQAERPAVCSAFEADADVCGNSSEEAIRLIGWWEQMTAA, encoded by the coding sequence ATGAAATGCCGTGAAGGCTGTGGCGCCTGTTGTATTGCCCCTTCCATCAGTTCACCGATTCCAGGCATGCCCAATGGCAAGCCCGCCGGAGAACGTTGCGTGCAACTGTCTGTCGAAAATCTGTGCACTATTTTTGGCCAGGCCGAGCGTCCGGCCGTTTGCTCTGCTTTCGAGGCCGATGCCGACGTCTGTGGAAACAGCAGCGAAGAAGCCATCAGGTTGATTGGCTGGTGGGAGCAAATGACAGCGGCGTGA
- a CDS encoding ABC transporter substrate-binding protein, which translates to MDLRRWWACMLLPGLIVLPGLSMAAGKCERLVVTGSPDAPPYLWQDPQDPKHLIGASADLLQQVAGELGIKVELLYAGKRAQALDEVRSGRMDMLADAPLTVTELESLDYIHPPLLQNDYLVWTRKGSTLPYTDASDLHGHPGAVSEKARMTAEFGTFAEQQLTLVRTPNLTLAFQKLLLGEVDYVLAGRYSGMATAQSLGMANDLLAFTQPVDKPGLFLAVSHNSACNDPWLRGQLAKKMTELPASGLTEAALLRNIERWKTQVSQRQPPVSTPKQ; encoded by the coding sequence ATGGATCTGCGCCGCTGGTGGGCTTGCATGCTGTTACCGGGTTTGATCGTGTTGCCGGGGCTGTCGATGGCGGCGGGCAAGTGCGAGCGCCTTGTCGTGACCGGCAGCCCGGACGCGCCACCGTACCTGTGGCAGGACCCGCAAGATCCCAAACACCTGATCGGCGCCAGTGCCGATCTGTTGCAGCAAGTGGCGGGGGAGTTGGGCATCAAGGTCGAACTGCTTTACGCCGGCAAGCGTGCCCAGGCGCTGGATGAAGTGCGCAGCGGGCGCATGGACATGCTCGCCGACGCGCCGTTGACGGTCACTGAGCTGGAGTCCCTGGATTACATCCATCCGCCACTGCTGCAAAACGACTACCTGGTCTGGACCCGCAAAGGCTCGACGCTGCCCTATACCGACGCGAGCGATCTGCACGGCCATCCCGGCGCCGTATCGGAAAAGGCCCGGATGACGGCAGAGTTCGGCACATTCGCCGAGCAGCAATTGACCCTGGTGCGCACGCCCAACCTGACCCTGGCCTTTCAGAAGTTGCTGCTGGGCGAGGTCGACTATGTGCTGGCCGGGCGTTACTCGGGCATGGCGACCGCACAGAGCCTGGGCATGGCCAACGACCTGCTGGCTTTTACCCAACCGGTCGACAAACCCGGCCTGTTCCTGGCGGTTTCCCATAACTCGGCCTGCAACGATCCGTGGCTGCGCGGACAGCTGGCCAAAAAGATGACAGAATTGCCCGCGTCCGGACTGACGGAGGCTGCGCTGCTGCGCAATATCGAGCGTTGGAAAACCCAAGTCTCCCAGCGGCAACCCCCCGTCAGTACCCCAAAACAGTAG
- a CDS encoding DUF4398 domain-containing protein: protein MSIRPLFAALAVLALAGCAADPAPNEQIRLTEQAIEQAKAVGATTDAVPELKLAEDKFNRAKGNMVDESFKNARMRAEQAELDARLAEARVLTLKSQEQLNVLDTRIARLRKQLGDAQ from the coding sequence GTGAGTATTCGACCTCTTTTCGCTGCCCTGGCCGTTCTGGCTCTGGCGGGTTGTGCAGCCGATCCGGCGCCGAATGAACAGATACGCTTGACCGAACAGGCCATCGAACAGGCCAAGGCCGTGGGTGCCACCACCGACGCCGTGCCCGAGCTGAAGCTGGCCGAGGACAAGTTCAATCGCGCCAAGGGCAACATGGTCGACGAGTCCTTCAAGAACGCGCGCATGCGGGCCGAACAGGCCGAGCTGGACGCGCGTCTGGCCGAAGCCCGGGTTTTGACCCTCAAGAGCCAGGAGCAGTTGAACGTCCTCGACACCCGCATCGCTCGCCTGCGCAAGCAACTGGGAGATGCCCAATGA
- a CDS encoding START domain-containing protein: MGSLHRIAVLCGLTAVLATSAAWAEDWKVAKNEDGIKVSLSEVPGSDYKAYQGVTLMKTTMAKLRALQEDVAGACSWIHECKMQKLLKHDGDQSWTYTQFNTPWPVTPRDSVLHVTTVEGADGSLTRKLEGVPTYVPEEKGFVRVAQVEGFWKFVPKGDQVEVTYQVHTEPGGSVPAMVANKFVVDAPFNTLKALKARAEK; encoded by the coding sequence ATGGGTTCGCTGCATCGTATTGCTGTGCTGTGTGGTTTGACGGCAGTGCTGGCCACTTCGGCCGCTTGGGCCGAGGACTGGAAAGTCGCCAAGAACGAGGACGGTATCAAGGTTTCCTTGAGTGAAGTGCCCGGCTCCGACTACAAGGCCTATCAGGGCGTCACCCTGATGAAAACCACCATGGCCAAACTGCGCGCGTTGCAGGAAGACGTGGCGGGCGCCTGCTCCTGGATTCACGAATGCAAGATGCAGAAGCTGCTCAAGCACGACGGCGATCAGAGCTGGACTTACACGCAGTTCAATACCCCATGGCCCGTTACCCCGCGTGACTCGGTGCTGCATGTCACCACCGTCGAAGGCGCCGATGGCAGCCTGACCCGCAAACTTGAAGGCGTGCCGACCTACGTGCCTGAAGAAAAAGGCTTTGTGCGGGTTGCTCAGGTTGAGGGGTTCTGGAAGTTCGTGCCCAAGGGCGACCAGGTCGAAGTGACCTACCAGGTCCACACCGAGCCTGGCGGCAGCGTGCCAGCGATGGTGGCGAACAAGTTCGTGGTTGATGCGCCGTTCAACACCTTGAAAGCCTTGAAGGCGCGCGCGGAGAAGTGA
- a CDS encoding electron transfer flavoprotein subunit alpha/FixB family protein gives MTILVIAEHDNKVVAPATLNTVAAAAKIGGDIHVLVAGQNVGAVAEAAAKIAGVAKVLVADNAAYAHQLPENVAPLVAELGKSYSHILAAATSNGKNILPRVAAQLDVDQISEIISVESADTFKRPIYAGNAIATVQSNASVKVITVRATGFDPVAAEGGSAAVEAVAAAHDAGTSSFVGEELAKSDRPELTAAKIVVSGGRGMQNGDNFKHLYALADKLGAAVGASRAAVDAGFVPNDMQVGQTGKIVAPQLYIAVGISGAIQHLAGMKDSKVIVAINKDEEAPIFQVADYGLVADLFEAIPELEKLV, from the coding sequence ATGACTATCTTGGTAATCGCTGAACACGACAACAAGGTTGTGGCTCCGGCCACCCTGAACACCGTGGCCGCTGCCGCCAAAATCGGTGGTGATATCCACGTTCTGGTCGCTGGCCAGAATGTTGGCGCCGTCGCTGAAGCCGCTGCGAAAATCGCCGGCGTGGCCAAAGTGCTGGTGGCCGACAACGCCGCCTACGCGCATCAGCTGCCGGAAAACGTAGCGCCGCTGGTAGCCGAGTTGGGCAAAAGCTACAGCCACATCCTGGCTGCCGCGACCTCCAACGGCAAAAATATCCTGCCGCGCGTTGCCGCGCAGCTGGACGTTGACCAGATCTCCGAGATCATCTCGGTCGAAAGCGCTGACACCTTCAAGCGCCCGATCTACGCCGGTAACGCCATTGCTACCGTTCAGTCCAACGCTTCGGTGAAAGTCATCACCGTGCGTGCCACCGGTTTCGACCCGGTTGCCGCTGAAGGTGGTTCGGCTGCCGTTGAAGCCGTTGCCGCTGCCCACGACGCTGGCACCTCCAGCTTCGTTGGCGAAGAGCTGGCCAAGTCCGATCGTCCGGAACTGACCGCTGCCAAGATCGTCGTTTCCGGCGGTCGCGGCATGCAGAACGGTGACAACTTCAAACACCTGTACGCCCTCGCCGACAAGCTGGGCGCTGCTGTTGGCGCTTCCCGCGCTGCGGTCGACGCAGGTTTCGTACCCAACGACATGCAGGTCGGTCAGACCGGCAAGATCGTTGCTCCACAGCTGTACATCGCCGTCGGTATCTCCGGCGCGATCCAGCACCTGGCCGGCATGAAAGACTCCAAAGTGATCGTTGCGATCAACAAGGACGAAGAAGCGCCGATCTTCCAGGTGGCCGATTATGGCCTGGTGGCAGACCTGTTCGAAGCAATTCCCGAGCTGGAGAAGCTGGTCTAA
- a CDS encoding OmpA family protein — translation MSLKSKALGGLILASMASLYGCAGQHSEAALQQASADFQKVKEDSSVLRIAPKDVIRAGESLARADRLSTYWGSGADVEQYAYLSRRYSEIAREHTNQVLNEEKAAKLELERQRLQLALRESKLLSVQQQGKWLEEQIVALATTQTERGLVMTLGDVLFDTGEAELKNSANRVVLKIVQFLQLNPKRVVRIEGYTDSTGGKQENLKLSRDRAQAVADVLMDLGIEDKRIQVEGYGDEYPVDVNATERGRAQNRRVEIVFSDEKGQLGAAR, via the coding sequence ATGAGCCTCAAGTCCAAAGCCCTCGGTGGTTTGATCCTGGCGAGCATGGCCAGCCTCTACGGTTGCGCCGGTCAGCACAGCGAAGCCGCCTTGCAGCAGGCCAGCGCCGATTTCCAGAAGGTCAAGGAAGACTCCAGCGTGCTGCGCATCGCGCCCAAGGATGTGATCCGCGCCGGTGAATCACTGGCCCGCGCTGATCGGTTGTCCACTTATTGGGGCAGCGGCGCGGATGTCGAGCAGTACGCCTACCTGAGCCGGCGTTACAGCGAAATTGCCCGTGAACACACCAATCAGGTGCTCAACGAAGAGAAGGCGGCAAAGCTCGAACTGGAGCGTCAGCGCTTACAGTTGGCCCTGCGCGAATCCAAGTTGCTCAGCGTGCAGCAGCAGGGCAAGTGGCTCGAAGAACAGATCGTGGCGCTGGCCACCACCCAGACCGAGCGCGGTCTGGTGATGACCCTGGGGGACGTGCTGTTTGATACCGGTGAAGCGGAGCTGAAAAACTCGGCGAATCGTGTCGTGCTGAAAATCGTCCAGTTTCTGCAGCTCAACCCCAAGCGGGTAGTGCGCATCGAGGGCTACACCGACAGCACCGGCGGCAAACAGGAAAACCTCAAGCTGTCCCGCGACCGTGCGCAAGCGGTGGCGGACGTGCTGATGGATTTGGGCATCGAGGACAAACGCATTCAGGTCGAAGGTTATGGCGACGAATACCCGGTGGACGTGAACGCTACCGAGCGTGGGCGTGCACAGAACCGTCGCGTGGAAATTGTGTTCTCCGACGAAAAAGGCCAGCTCGGCGCCGCCCGCTAA
- a CDS encoding electron transfer flavoprotein subunit beta/FixA family protein codes for MKVLVAVKRVVDYNVKVRVKADNSGVDLANVKMSMNPFCEIAVEEAVRLKEKGVATEIVVVSIGPTTAQEQLRTALALGADRAILVESAEDLTSLAVAKLLKAVVDKEQPQLVILGKQAIDSDNNQTGQMLAALSGYGQGTFASKVEVSGDSVAVTREIDGGAQTVSLKLPAIVTTDLRLNEPRYASLPNIMKAKKKPLEVLTPDALGVSTASTNKTLKVEAPAARSAGIKVKSVAELVEKLKNEAKVI; via the coding sequence ATGAAGGTTCTTGTAGCTGTCAAACGCGTTGTGGATTACAACGTCAAGGTTCGCGTCAAGGCGGACAATTCCGGCGTCGACCTCGCCAACGTGAAGATGTCGATGAACCCGTTCTGCGAAATCGCAGTGGAAGAAGCCGTGCGCCTGAAAGAGAAAGGCGTTGCGACTGAAATCGTCGTCGTCTCGATCGGCCCGACCACTGCACAAGAGCAACTGCGCACCGCGCTGGCTCTGGGTGCCGACCGCGCCATCCTCGTCGAATCCGCTGAAGATCTGACCTCGCTGGCCGTTGCCAAGCTGCTCAAGGCTGTTGTCGACAAGGAACAGCCTCAGCTGGTGATCCTCGGCAAACAAGCCATCGACAGCGACAACAACCAGACCGGCCAGATGCTCGCGGCATTGAGCGGTTACGGTCAGGGCACGTTCGCCTCCAAGGTTGAAGTGTCTGGCGACAGCGTTGCCGTGACCCGTGAAATCGACGGCGGCGCGCAAACTGTTTCCCTGAAACTGCCGGCCATCGTCACCACCGACCTGCGTTTGAACGAGCCGCGCTATGCGTCCCTGCCAAACATCATGAAAGCCAAGAAGAAGCCTCTCGAAGTGCTGACTCCGGACGCTTTGGGCGTTTCCACCGCCTCCACCAACAAGACCCTGAAAGTCGAAGCGCCCGCTGCACGCAGCGCGGGTATCAAGGTCAAGTCGGTGGCTGAACTGGTCGAGAAACTGAAAAACGAAGCGAAGGTAATCTAA
- a CDS encoding translation initiation factor 2, with translation MKTIFSAAWLSICLLTTVLPVSVMAATVPDKPATDSAQTAPKKPVATKKTAPATKKAAAVKKRAPIASKSKPASEVAKTRLPAAKLDLRLPPELVKDMKPVGTVQLPRHDAVLPQMFGEKSSPFQLNGRLLSNEMQLQLRNEERRDVEGAALDFEFKQ, from the coding sequence ATGAAAACGATTTTTTCTGCCGCCTGGTTGTCGATCTGTCTATTGACCACTGTTCTGCCGGTCTCTGTCATGGCTGCGACTGTCCCGGATAAACCGGCCACGGACAGCGCCCAGACAGCGCCGAAGAAGCCGGTTGCGACGAAAAAAACGGCCCCGGCGACAAAGAAAGCCGCCGCGGTGAAGAAACGCGCGCCGATTGCGTCCAAATCGAAACCCGCCAGTGAAGTGGCAAAAACCAGATTGCCAGCGGCCAAGCTGGATTTGCGTCTGCCGCCGGAACTGGTCAAGGACATGAAACCGGTGGGCACCGTGCAACTGCCCCGCCACGATGCGGTGTTGCCGCAAATGTTTGGTGAAAAGAGCAGTCCGTTCCAGCTCAACGGTCGCCTGCTGAGCAACGAAATGCAGCTGCAACTGCGTAACGAAGAGCGTCGCGATGTTGAAGGCGCGGCGCTGGATTTCGAATTCAAGCAATAA